A part of Pararhizobium sp. A13 genomic DNA contains:
- a CDS encoding glycosyltransferase family 2 protein — protein MTTADRTELAVNKRQSPYPFRNPGDFDYGRTLFHRFGTWLDSRRVASRRKSKTEAVPLSLLSPATFRPLRSADVPLLFLAHNDLKFMRSLLAHYRRLGVTRFICVDDQSTDGTRELLCAEPDVDVWTSGVRYREARRGKLWREALFARYGKNRWYLNIDADEYLVYDRCFERPLPELIARLESLGVRRFAAPMIDMYPGGKVSAFAFDGSTDAMPWDVADCVDGSGYVIEKTKRFLSLAGGPRRRKFAAEAEMMKYPLMYWDDDCSFGVSIHQPLPFDRNFSPISGVLLHFKFFADYHEKTRQAVEDKQYFGGAREYQRVLDTVAASGELDFVYENTLKYSSPEQLIERGFMHSVWSADPRAEV, from the coding sequence ATGACAACGGCCGATCGGACAGAACTGGCAGTGAACAAGCGGCAATCCCCATATCCGTTTCGCAATCCCGGCGATTTCGACTACGGCCGCACGCTCTTTCACCGGTTCGGGACCTGGCTCGACAGCCGTCGTGTCGCATCCCGGCGAAAGAGCAAAACCGAAGCGGTGCCGCTGTCGCTTTTGTCGCCGGCCACCTTCCGGCCGTTGCGGAGCGCGGATGTTCCGCTGCTTTTCCTGGCACATAACGATCTCAAGTTCATGCGCTCGCTGCTTGCGCACTATCGCCGGCTGGGCGTGACCCGCTTCATCTGCGTCGACGATCAATCGACGGATGGTACGCGCGAGTTGCTCTGCGCCGAGCCCGACGTCGACGTCTGGACCTCGGGTGTGCGCTATCGCGAGGCAAGGCGCGGCAAGCTGTGGCGCGAAGCCCTGTTTGCCCGCTACGGCAAGAACCGCTGGTATCTCAACATCGACGCCGATGAGTACCTCGTCTACGATCGCTGTTTCGAACGGCCGCTGCCGGAGTTGATCGCCCGGCTAGAAAGCCTCGGCGTACGCCGGTTCGCAGCGCCGATGATCGACATGTATCCCGGCGGAAAGGTGAGCGCCTTTGCCTTCGACGGTTCGACGGATGCCATGCCCTGGGACGTTGCCGATTGCGTTGACGGCAGCGGCTACGTCATCGAGAAGACCAAGCGTTTCCTCAGCCTTGCCGGCGGTCCGCGGCGGCGCAAGTTTGCGGCCGAAGCCGAGATGATGAAATATCCGCTGATGTACTGGGACGACGATTGCAGCTTCGGCGTCAGCATCCATCAGCCGCTGCCCTTCGACCGCAATTTCTCGCCGATCTCCGGTGTGCTGCTGCATTTCAAGTTCTTTGCCGATTATCACGAGAAAACCCGTCAGGCCGTGGAAGACAAGCAGTATTTCGGCGGCGCGCGCGAGTATCAGCGCGTCCTCGACACGGTGGCCGCCAGCGGCGAACTCGATTTCGTCTATGAAAATACGCTGAAATATTCATCGCCGGAACAGTTGATCGAGCGCGGCTTCATGCACTCGGTCTGGTCTGCCGACCCTCGTGCGGAGGTTTAG
- a CDS encoding acyltransferase, with protein sequence MRIGSLSHYYCLLRGLVLPGYLRVGRKARIKQGAIIDAYRGRVVIGDRFKIHRGGFIDAQKGTVEIGSNVSINPYSILYGLGGIRIGNDVRIAAHVVIVSFDHRYDDVSQAITMQGVVAKPIVIEDDVWIGAGAKILGGSHIAKGCVIGANAVVKGKTEPYGIYVGSPARLLKYRGQ encoded by the coding sequence GTGCGCATCGGATCGCTTTCGCATTATTACTGTCTCCTTCGCGGGCTTGTGCTGCCCGGATATCTGCGTGTCGGCCGCAAGGCCCGGATCAAGCAGGGCGCCATCATCGATGCCTACCGCGGGCGGGTGGTGATCGGCGACCGGTTCAAGATCCATAGAGGCGGCTTCATCGACGCGCAGAAGGGCACGGTCGAAATCGGTTCGAACGTGTCGATCAATCCCTATAGTATCCTTTATGGTCTCGGCGGCATAAGGATCGGCAATGATGTCCGCATCGCCGCCCATGTCGTCATCGTTTCCTTCGATCACCGTTATGACGACGTCTCCCAAGCCATTACGATGCAGGGTGTCGTCGCCAAGCCCATCGTGATCGAGGACGATGTCTGGATCGGTGCCGGCGCGAAGATCTTGGGCGGCTCGCATATCGCCAAAGGCTGCGTCATCGGTGCAAACGCCGTGGTCAAAGGCAAGACCGAACCCTATGGAATTTACGTTGGCAGCCCGGCGCGGCTTTTGAAGTACCGCGGGCAATAA